Proteins co-encoded in one Megalops cyprinoides isolate fMegCyp1 chromosome 1, fMegCyp1.pri, whole genome shotgun sequence genomic window:
- the c1h8orf33 gene encoding UPF0488 protein C8orf33 homolog isoform X2: protein MEEAPWGTFQDELDWCIRQLETDLLIGNTNPRKVEETEHVLNVLQSQDTPFVRKRQVMHMVFGDYRQRMTEEHKAQEDTGTLSHRRREETGLSWIPSDNSFTFNFFPDGAPSQTAVQESGEASTVPMTGQDSGFVFNFQIPVENPAETETGLTGATAGSAERVDAGDNASEKSQDSKQGPVPPSSKAKKKKKSSKKKPAAEGAECQLKQPAVSASQGEAASPKGEAKELSSEQQLVRELDWCIEQLELGLRTQKSTPKQMEEASRALKTLRSSKAPLVKKRQVMRAMFGDYRKKMEEDKAKQVKLIQAAVKSARVTAVSEPAKKPVFHRRAECRTQPQPGSQNQGETPGSSSDSFVFIPTQEEFCFNFF from the exons ATGGAAGAG GCTCCTTGGGGAACATTCCAGGATGAACTTGACTGGTGTATCCGACAGCTGGAGACAGACTTACTGATAGGCAACACCAACCCACGGAAAG TGGAGGAGACAGAGCACGTGCTCAATGTGCTGCAGTCCCAGGACACCCCCTTCGTGAGGAAGAGGCAGGTGATGCATATGGTGTTTGGGGATTACAGGCAGAGAATGACAGAGGAGCACAAGGCACAGGAAGACACAG GCACTCTGAgccacaggaggagagaggaaacagggCTCAGCTGGATCCCTAGTGACAACTCCTTCACCTTCAACTTCTTCCCAGATGGCGCACCATCGCAGACTGCTGTCCAGGAGTCAGGAGAGGCAAGCACCGTACCCATGACTGGGCAGGATTCCGGCTTTGTATTCAACTTCCAAATCCCTGTAGAGAAcccagcagagacagagactggaCTCACAGGGGCTACTGCTGGTTCAGCTGAGAGAGTAGATGCCGGGGATAATGCTTCAGAGAAGTCACAGGACTCAAAGCAAGGACCTGTGCCTCCCTCTTCCAAAgctaagaaaaagaaaaaatccagcaaaaagaaaccagcagcagagggagctgaATGCCAGCTGAAACAACCAGCTGTTTCTGCATCTCAGGGAGAGGCAGCCAGTCCCAAAGGGGAGGCCAAAGAGCTG TCTTCTGAACAGCAGTTGGTCAGAGAGCTGGACTGGTGTATAGAACAGCTGGAACTGGGCTTGAGGACCCAGAAGTCCACTCCTAAACAAA TGGAGGAGGCCTCACGTGCCTTGAAAACCCTGCGTAGTAGTAAAGCCCCCCTGGTAAAGAAGCGGCAGGTGATGAGGGCCATGTTTGGTGACTATAGGAAGAAGATGGAAGAGGACAAAGCCAAGCAGGTTAAACTCATTCAGGCAG ctgtGAAGTCAGCTCGAGTTACAGCTGTGTCAGAGCCAGCCAAGAAACCAGTTTTCCACAGGAGAGCAGAGTGCAGAACACAGCCCCAGCCAGGTTCCCAGAACCAGGGGGAGACACCTGGCTCAAGCAGTGACAGCTTTGTCTTCATCCCAACACAGGAGGAGTTCTGCTTTAACTTCTTCTGA
- the c1h8orf33 gene encoding UPF0488 protein C8orf33 homolog isoform X1, producing MEEAPWGTFQDELDWCIRQLETDLLIGNTNPRKVEETEHVLNVLQSQDTPFVRKRQVMHMVFGDYRQRMTEEHKAQEDTGTLSHRRREETGLSWIPSDNSFTFNFFPDGAPSQTAVQESGEASTVPMTGQDSGFVFNFQIPVENPAETETGLTGATAGSAERVDAGDNASEKSQDSKQGPVPPSSKAKKKKKSSKKKPAAEGAECQLKQPAVSASQGEAASPKGEAKELAKELSSEQQLVRELDWCIEQLELGLRTQKSTPKQMEEASRALKTLRSSKAPLVKKRQVMRAMFGDYRKKMEEDKAKQVKLIQAAVKSARVTAVSEPAKKPVFHRRAECRTQPQPGSQNQGETPGSSSDSFVFIPTQEEFCFNFF from the exons ATGGAAGAG GCTCCTTGGGGAACATTCCAGGATGAACTTGACTGGTGTATCCGACAGCTGGAGACAGACTTACTGATAGGCAACACCAACCCACGGAAAG TGGAGGAGACAGAGCACGTGCTCAATGTGCTGCAGTCCCAGGACACCCCCTTCGTGAGGAAGAGGCAGGTGATGCATATGGTGTTTGGGGATTACAGGCAGAGAATGACAGAGGAGCACAAGGCACAGGAAGACACAG GCACTCTGAgccacaggaggagagaggaaacagggCTCAGCTGGATCCCTAGTGACAACTCCTTCACCTTCAACTTCTTCCCAGATGGCGCACCATCGCAGACTGCTGTCCAGGAGTCAGGAGAGGCAAGCACCGTACCCATGACTGGGCAGGATTCCGGCTTTGTATTCAACTTCCAAATCCCTGTAGAGAAcccagcagagacagagactggaCTCACAGGGGCTACTGCTGGTTCAGCTGAGAGAGTAGATGCCGGGGATAATGCTTCAGAGAAGTCACAGGACTCAAAGCAAGGACCTGTGCCTCCCTCTTCCAAAgctaagaaaaagaaaaaatccagcaaaaagaaaccagcagcagagggagctgaATGCCAGCTGAAACAACCAGCTGTTTCTGCATCTCAGGGAGAGGCAGCCAGTCCCAAAGGGGAGGCCAAAGAGCTGGCCAAAGAGCTG TCTTCTGAACAGCAGTTGGTCAGAGAGCTGGACTGGTGTATAGAACAGCTGGAACTGGGCTTGAGGACCCAGAAGTCCACTCCTAAACAAA TGGAGGAGGCCTCACGTGCCTTGAAAACCCTGCGTAGTAGTAAAGCCCCCCTGGTAAAGAAGCGGCAGGTGATGAGGGCCATGTTTGGTGACTATAGGAAGAAGATGGAAGAGGACAAAGCCAAGCAGGTTAAACTCATTCAGGCAG ctgtGAAGTCAGCTCGAGTTACAGCTGTGTCAGAGCCAGCCAAGAAACCAGTTTTCCACAGGAGAGCAGAGTGCAGAACACAGCCCCAGCCAGGTTCCCAGAACCAGGGGGAGACACCTGGCTCAAGCAGTGACAGCTTTGTCTTCATCCCAACACAGGAGGAGTTCTGCTTTAACTTCTTCTGA
- the c1h8orf33 gene encoding UPF0488 protein C8orf33 homolog isoform X3 codes for MEEAPWGTFQDELDWCIRQLETDLLIGNTNPRKVEETEHVLNVLQSQDTPFVRKRQVMHMVFGDYRQRMTEEHKAQEDTDGAPSQTAVQESGEASTVPMTGQDSGFVFNFQIPVENPAETETGLTGATAGSAERVDAGDNASEKSQDSKQGPVPPSSKAKKKKKSSKKKPAAEGAECQLKQPAVSASQGEAASPKGEAKELAKELSSEQQLVRELDWCIEQLELGLRTQKSTPKQMEEASRALKTLRSSKAPLVKKRQVMRAMFGDYRKKMEEDKAKQVKLIQAAVKSARVTAVSEPAKKPVFHRRAECRTQPQPGSQNQGETPGSSSDSFVFIPTQEEFCFNFF; via the exons ATGGAAGAG GCTCCTTGGGGAACATTCCAGGATGAACTTGACTGGTGTATCCGACAGCTGGAGACAGACTTACTGATAGGCAACACCAACCCACGGAAAG TGGAGGAGACAGAGCACGTGCTCAATGTGCTGCAGTCCCAGGACACCCCCTTCGTGAGGAAGAGGCAGGTGATGCATATGGTGTTTGGGGATTACAGGCAGAGAATGACAGAGGAGCACAAGGCACAGGAAGACACAG ATGGCGCACCATCGCAGACTGCTGTCCAGGAGTCAGGAGAGGCAAGCACCGTACCCATGACTGGGCAGGATTCCGGCTTTGTATTCAACTTCCAAATCCCTGTAGAGAAcccagcagagacagagactggaCTCACAGGGGCTACTGCTGGTTCAGCTGAGAGAGTAGATGCCGGGGATAATGCTTCAGAGAAGTCACAGGACTCAAAGCAAGGACCTGTGCCTCCCTCTTCCAAAgctaagaaaaagaaaaaatccagcaaaaagaaaccagcagcagagggagctgaATGCCAGCTGAAACAACCAGCTGTTTCTGCATCTCAGGGAGAGGCAGCCAGTCCCAAAGGGGAGGCCAAAGAGCTGGCCAAAGAGCTG TCTTCTGAACAGCAGTTGGTCAGAGAGCTGGACTGGTGTATAGAACAGCTGGAACTGGGCTTGAGGACCCAGAAGTCCACTCCTAAACAAA TGGAGGAGGCCTCACGTGCCTTGAAAACCCTGCGTAGTAGTAAAGCCCCCCTGGTAAAGAAGCGGCAGGTGATGAGGGCCATGTTTGGTGACTATAGGAAGAAGATGGAAGAGGACAAAGCCAAGCAGGTTAAACTCATTCAGGCAG ctgtGAAGTCAGCTCGAGTTACAGCTGTGTCAGAGCCAGCCAAGAAACCAGTTTTCCACAGGAGAGCAGAGTGCAGAACACAGCCCCAGCCAGGTTCCCAGAACCAGGGGGAGACACCTGGCTCAAGCAGTGACAGCTTTGTCTTCATCCCAACACAGGAGGAGTTCTGCTTTAACTTCTTCTGA
- the anks3 gene encoding ankyrin repeat and SAM domain-containing protein 3 — protein MSELSDEASESEQLGASLSLWLGGSGGQLVRPEELDVPLDLHTACSIGQYDVVAECIRRGEVDLDCKNIGGWTPLMYAAYIGHDNIANLLLEAGVRVNATTAKGQTPLMLAASCGNESIAYFLLQQGAELELRDTRGWTALFHCTSTGHQQMVKFLLDNNANTNIKEPISGFSPLMEAAASGHEIIVQYLLEHGVKVDERNAKGETARTLAMLYGHTKIASLIDMHSMRLKQDLSSSEDSDSAPPRSRLSRSKVKGPSIHDGPQAIAKFRVGSTSRHCEPTVAPPGYVTFRDEGEQSEGICNRDVTSPINELDGQSNSSRDESPFFDNDMPTMRSSSSSSEGLPRMIGLSREASLESNEDSDQAKRSSARRANKGHHHKSKSRHGSSENTHSGSTGNCGMLPPTSQTPSYTGPKDLAEFLEQIGFSKYLPVLEEQDIDLRIFLTLTENDLKEVGITLFGPKRKMTSAIARWHSSARPPSDALEQAYADQLEAEMQEMAIQLHKRCEEVEILQGQVSQEKELRTVMEGCLMEDKMAWRRVHSELVNTHTLAQEASAALEKVRACQTELFSRLRSDGMIMRHGDSKVKPKGEAGGKGSEVLREGLKSLSLTELISKLEVYEEEMGENFQMVTQSLKRLSATEKGTENWEES, from the exons ATGTCGGAACTGAGTGACGAAGCCAGTGAGTCGGAGCAATTGGGGgccagtctctctctgtggttggGAGGCAGTGGAGGGCAGCTGGTGCGCCCTGAGGAGCTGGATGTACCCCTGGATCTCCACACAGCCTGCTCTATCGGCCAGTACGACGTGGTGGCTGAGTGCATACGCAG AGGTGAAGTAGACCTGGATTGCAAGAACATTGGTGGCTGGACACCCCTGATGTATGCTGCCTATATTGGGCATGACAACATCGCCAATCTGTTGCTGGAAGCGGGTGTACGTGTTAACGCCACCACTGCAAAAGGTCAGACACCTCTTATGCTGGCAGCTAGCTGTGGGAACGAGAGCATTGCCTACTTCCTGTTGCAG CAAGGtgcagagctggagctgaggGATACGAGAGGCTGGACGGCCTTGTTCCACTGCACCAGCACAGGTCACCAGCAGATGGTGAAGTTTCTCCTGGACAACAATGCTAACACCAACATCAA AGAACCCATTTCTGGCTTTTCTCCCTTAATGGAGGCTGCTGCTTCTGGGCATGAAATCATCGTTCAGTACCTTCTGGAACAT GGGGTGAAGGTGGATGAGAGAAATGCCAAAGGAGAGACTGCCCGTACTCTGGCTATGCTGTACGGCCACACCAAGATTGCCAGCCTCATCGACATGCACTCCATGAGGCTCAAACAAG ATCTCAGCTCATCTGAGGATTCGGATAGCGCTCCGCCAAGGTCGCGTCTCAGCCGCAGCAAAGTCAAGGGGCCCAGCATCCACGACGGGCCACAAGCCATTGCCAAGTTCAGAGTTGGAAGCACCAGCAGGCACTGCG AGCCTACAGTTGCACCCCCGGGATATGTGACCTTTCGAGACGAGGGCGAGCAGAGTGAGGGGATTTGTAACCGTGACGTCACTTCACCCATCAACGAGCTGGACGGacagagcaacagcagcagag ATGAGAGTCCCTTCTTTGACAACGACATGCCCACcatgaggagcagcagcagcagcagtgagggcCTCCCGCGCATGATTGGACTCAGCCGTGAAGCCTCACTGGAGAGCAACGAG GACTCTGACCAGGCCAAGAGGAGCTCTGCTCGCCGAGCAAACAAGGGCCACCACCACAAGAGCAAGAGTCGCCACGGCAGCAGTGAGAACACACATTCTGGTAGTACTGGGAACTGTGGGATGCTCCCGCCTACTAGCCAGACCCCATCCTATACGGGTCCCAAG GACCTGGCAGAGTTCTTGGAGCAGATTGGCTTCTCCAAATATCTCCCCGTTCTGGAGGAACAGGACATTGACCTGCGCATCTTCCTCACTCTCACTGAGAATGACCTGAAGGAAGTTGGCATCAC GCTGTTCGGGCCCAAGCGGAAGATGACGTCCGCGATCGCCAGGTGGCACAGCAGCGCGCGACCGCCCAGCGACGCTCTGGAGCAGGCCTACGCCGACCAGCTGGAGGCCGAAATGCAGGAGATGGCCATCCAGCTACACAAG CGGTGTGAGGAAGTGGAGATTCTGCAGGGCCAGGTGTCACAGGAGAAGGAGCTGCGTACGGTGATGGAGGGGTGCCTGATGGAGGACAAGATGGCCTGGAGAAGAGTGCACAGTGAGCTGGTGAACACCCACACGCTGGCCCAGGAAGCAAGTGCAGCTCTGGAGAAAGTGAG GGCCTGTCAAACTGAGCTCTTCTCCCGCTTGCGGAGTGACGGAATGATTATGCGCCATGGTGACAGCAAGGTCAAGCCGAAGGGCGAGGCAGGTGGCAAAG GGAGTGAGGTGTTGAGGGAAGGCTTGAAGTCCCTCAGTCTCACAGAGCTCATATCCAAGCTAGAAGTGTATGAAGAGGAGATGG GAGAGAACTTCCAGATGGTGACCCAAAGTCTGAAGAGACTAAGCGCTACAGAGAAGGGCACAGAGAACTGGGAAGAGTCCTAG
- the LOC118780960 gene encoding insulin-like growth factor-binding protein complex acid labile subunit produces MNSSLLLFLWLLGVLGALGGLQEAVLEENRPSEEPIPCSPGCTCLHDDYSSELNMYCSARNLTHVPSDAPVATHSLWLDGNLFTTLPASSFKHLSKLDFLNLQGGQLSSIDVQAFQALRSLAHLHLERNRLRSLPATVFQNTPNLASLSLHNNQLFRIEEKLFAGLSNMWLLNLGWNLLVVLPENCLQDLHSLRELVLAGNRLAYLQPQLFQGLSELKELDLTGNHLKVIKANVFLKLPKLQKLYLAQNQIATLAPRAFMGMKSLRWLDLTNNRLCALHEDTFLGLHSLLVLRLSNNTISSLRPRTFRELHFLEELRLSHNRINVLGDRIFEGLGHLEVLELEHNQVQEARTGSFADLSHVAVINLSGSCFLTVPDQIFKGLAQLHSLHLDKGCLTKVTHLAFVGLTGMRRLFLQHNNISVVERHSFTDLQGLQQLDLRFNKLESLYSYTFHNLKNLDYLLLSGNLLQQLPTEALLPLKHLSWLDMSGNGLERLHNGTMQMLPRLRYLNLKDNALSSLPPEIPEGLHQLWLTGNRWRCDCSTLSLRRYSLRRPQVVPRQVEILVEGEEPHAVISVHNNITCSSPTSLVGRDLRDISSELFQNC; encoded by the coding sequence ATGAACTCCTCGCTGCTGCtatttttgtggcttttggGAGTGCTGGGAGCCCTCGGTGGGTTGCAGGAGGCTGTACTGGAGGAGAACCGACCGTCTGAAGAACCCATTCCCTGCTCCCCAGGCTGCACCTGTCTGCATGATGACTACAGCTCTGAGCTCAACATGTACTGTAGTGCACGCAACCTCACGCACGTCCCCTCTGACGCGCCAGTTGCCACACATTCGTTATGGCTGGACGGTAACCTTTTCACcaccctccctgcctcctcctttAAACACCTGAGCAAACTGGACTTCTTAAACCTGCAGGGTGGCCAACTGTCCTCCATTGACGTGCAGGCTTTCCAGGCGCTGCGCTCGTTGGCTCACCTTCATCTGGAGCGCAACCGCCTGCGATCCCTCCCCGCCACAGTCTTCCAAAACACGCCCAACCTCGCTTCCCTCAGCCTTCACAACAACCAGCTGTTCCGTATTGAGGAGAAACTGTTTGCCGGCCTCTCTAACATGTGGCTCCTTAACCTGGGCTGGAACTTACTGGTGGTGCTGCCTGAAAACTGTTTACAGGATCTGCACAGCCTCCGAGAACTGGTGCTGGCAGGAAATCGGCTAGCCTATCTGCAGCCACAGCTCTTCCAGGGACTGTCCGAACTGAAAGAATTGGACCTCACAGGAAATCACCTGAAGGTTATCAAGGCCAATGTGTTCCTGAAGTTACCGAAGCTGCAGAAGCTCTATCTGGCCCAGAACCAGATTGCTACCCTGGCACCTAGAGCTTTCATGGGCATGAAGTCCCTCCGCTGGTTGGACTTAACCAACAATCGACTCTGCGCACTCCATGAGGATACCTTTCTGGGGCTTCACAGCCTCCTTGTGCTGAGGCTCTCCAACAACACCATCAGCAGCCTGCGGCCGAGGACGTTCCGCGAGCTGCACTTCCTGGAGGAGCTGCGTCTGAGCCACAACCGCATCAATGTCCTTGGGGACAGGATCTTTGAGGGGCTGGGTCACCTggaggtgctggagctggagcacaACCAGGTGCAAGAGGCACGCACAGGCTCTTTCGCGGACCTGTCTCACGTGGCTGTGATAAACCTGTCCGGCAGCTGTTTCCTGACTGTTCCAGACCAGATCTTTAAAGGTCTGGCCCAGCTCCACAGTCTCCACCTGGACAAAGGCTGCCTCACCAAAGTCACCCACCTGGCTTTTGTTGGTCTGACGGGAATGCGCCGTCTCTTCTTACAGCACAACAACATTTCTGTGGTGGAGCGCCACAGCTTCACAGACCTCCAAGGCCTGCAGCAGCTCGACCTCAGGTTCAACAAGCTGGAATCCCTATACTCGTACACCTTCCACAACCTGAAAAACCTGGACTACCTACTGCTGTCTGGCaacctcctccagcagcttccCACAGAGGCGCTCCTGCCCCTGAAGCATCTCTCCTGGCTGGATATGTCTGGGAACGGTCTGGAGCGGCTCCACAATGGCACCATGCAGATGCTGCCCAGGCTGCGCTATCTCAACCTGAAGGACAACGCCCTGAGCAGCCTCCCCCCAGAGATCCCGGAAGGCCTGCATCAGCTGTGGCTGACAGGCAACCGCTGGAGGTGCGACTGCAGCACGCTTTCCCTGAGACGCTACAGCCTGAGGAGGCCGCAGGTGGTGCCCCGGCAGGTGGAGATCCtggtagagggagaggagccCCATGCGGTCATCAGCGTCCACAACAACATCACCTGCAGCAGCCCTACCAGCCTGGTCGGCCGTGACCTGAGGGACATCAGTAGTGAACTCTTCCAGAACTGCTGA